A region from the Halosolutus gelatinilyticus genome encodes:
- a CDS encoding alpha-ketoacid dehydrogenase subunit beta, with the protein MAQQEPQAIERDLTMSRAMVEAIGHEMRENDEVFYMGEDVADYGGIFDSTEGLLEEFGRDRVMDVPISETAYLGAAVGAAQRGMRPIAELMFVDFFGVAMDQIYNVMAKTAYMSGGSVAVPMVLTAAVGGTYNDAAQHSQTLYGTFAHLPGMKVVVPSTAYDAKGLMHNAIRDDDPVVYLFHKRLMGIGWMPAPDGPKTAVPEEPYVIPFGSADVKREGADVTVVTLGLHVHRAFEAAETLAEDGIDVEVIDLRSLVPLDTETILESIGKTGRLVVVDEDYLSFGVTGEIVATVAEERLAELEAVERVAVPDVPIPYARPMEDEVVPNVDDIEAAVRSVCS; encoded by the coding sequence ATGGCACAACAGGAACCGCAAGCGATCGAGCGAGACCTGACGATGAGCCGCGCGATGGTCGAGGCGATCGGTCACGAGATGCGCGAGAACGACGAGGTCTTCTACATGGGCGAAGACGTCGCCGACTACGGCGGCATCTTCGACAGCACCGAGGGGTTACTCGAGGAGTTCGGCCGCGATCGGGTTATGGACGTGCCGATCAGCGAAACCGCGTACCTCGGGGCGGCGGTCGGCGCCGCCCAGCGGGGGATGCGCCCGATCGCCGAACTCATGTTCGTCGACTTCTTCGGCGTCGCGATGGACCAGATCTACAACGTGATGGCGAAGACCGCGTACATGAGCGGCGGGAGCGTCGCCGTGCCGATGGTGCTGACGGCGGCCGTCGGCGGCACGTACAACGACGCCGCCCAGCACTCCCAGACGCTGTACGGCACCTTCGCCCACCTCCCGGGGATGAAGGTCGTCGTTCCGTCGACCGCCTACGACGCGAAGGGACTGATGCACAACGCTATCCGCGACGACGATCCGGTCGTCTACCTGTTCCACAAGCGCCTGATGGGGATCGGCTGGATGCCCGCCCCCGACGGGCCGAAAACGGCCGTGCCGGAGGAGCCGTACGTGATCCCGTTCGGCAGCGCCGACGTCAAACGCGAGGGTGCGGACGTCACCGTCGTCACGCTCGGCCTCCACGTCCACCGGGCGTTCGAGGCGGCCGAGACGCTCGCCGAGGACGGGATCGACGTCGAGGTGATCGACCTCCGGTCGCTCGTCCCCCTCGATACGGAGACGATCCTGGAGTCGATCGGCAAGACCGGCCGACTCGTCGTCGTCGACGAGGATTACCTGTCGTTCGGGGTAACGGGCGAGATCGTCGCGACCGTCGCCGAAGAACGCCTCGCCGAGCTCGAAGCGGTCGAGCGGGTCGCCGTTCCGGACGTTCCGATCCCGTACGCCCGGCCGATGGAGGACGAGGTCGTTCCGAACGTCGACGATATCGAAGCGGCGGTCCGATCGGTCTGCTCGTAA
- a CDS encoding polysaccharide biosynthesis C-terminal domain-containing protein encodes MNRSIASGVVSVVSAKIVVLALTTLSTPLLYRFLGASEFGRYAFLLSVFAIYMIFVSSGITDGVRKFLAEDRGVANWSDHVVGFYFRLAVLLAIAGALVLVLATWSGLVARAFGADVTIYFYVLAALVITAQFRDYARKTLMGFGLERYSEPLKILDKVGFVAIAIPLASLGVGVMGVLAGHLVASLLVTVAGLALVHRRVSLSCVFRRPPERFPRRQMLTFNSLNIALVFLLMSLYHIDIVMLQRFRESAAVGNYKAALTLAEFLWFVPLAIQTVFVHSTSELWSQNRRRKISELASRATRFTFLLTAVMAVGLGALADAAVPIYFGEEAIPAIEPLLLLLPGALGFALARPILAVSQGNGTLRYPIAATGSAALINVVLNAVLIPRYGMHGAAVATSVGYGTMFVFHCWSARRVGFDPLADARLGRVALTTVLAAVPIVALSAAVANPWLALGLVPPSGFAIFLVFALLTGALDPAEPFEVLASFPDPIGTKAGAIQQRVEGVGADAPGRNWLQSLLALAGLSLLVSGLALGILSPDLQYIPP; translated from the coding sequence ATGAACAGGAGCATTGCGAGCGGCGTCGTCTCGGTCGTCAGTGCGAAGATAGTCGTCCTTGCGCTGACCACGCTCTCGACGCCGCTGCTCTACCGATTTCTCGGCGCATCGGAGTTCGGCCGGTACGCGTTCCTCTTGTCGGTGTTCGCCATCTACATGATCTTCGTCAGTTCCGGCATCACCGACGGCGTCCGCAAGTTCCTGGCGGAGGATCGTGGCGTCGCCAACTGGAGCGATCACGTCGTCGGCTTCTACTTCCGACTGGCGGTCCTCCTCGCGATCGCCGGCGCGCTCGTGCTGGTGCTTGCGACCTGGTCCGGGCTCGTCGCTCGCGCGTTCGGGGCCGACGTGACGATCTACTTCTACGTCTTGGCCGCGCTCGTGATCACGGCGCAGTTTCGCGACTACGCCAGGAAGACGCTGATGGGATTCGGTCTCGAGCGGTACTCGGAACCGCTGAAGATCCTCGACAAGGTCGGCTTCGTCGCGATCGCGATCCCGCTGGCGTCGCTCGGCGTTGGCGTGATGGGAGTGCTCGCGGGTCACCTCGTCGCGAGTCTGCTCGTCACCGTCGCCGGGCTGGCGCTCGTGCATCGCCGGGTGTCGCTGTCCTGCGTGTTCCGCCGACCGCCGGAGCGGTTCCCCCGACGGCAGATGCTCACGTTCAACTCGTTGAACATCGCGCTCGTGTTCCTGCTGATGTCGCTCTACCACATCGACATCGTGATGCTCCAGCGGTTCAGGGAGAGCGCGGCCGTGGGGAACTACAAGGCGGCGCTCACGCTGGCCGAGTTCCTCTGGTTCGTCCCGCTGGCGATCCAGACGGTGTTCGTCCACTCGACGTCGGAGCTGTGGTCCCAAAACCGCCGCCGGAAGATCTCCGAACTCGCGTCCAGGGCGACCCGCTTTACGTTCCTGCTGACGGCCGTCATGGCGGTCGGGCTCGGGGCGCTCGCGGACGCCGCCGTGCCGATCTACTTCGGCGAGGAGGCCATCCCGGCGATCGAACCGCTCCTGTTGTTGCTCCCCGGAGCGCTCGGATTCGCGCTCGCTCGACCGATCCTGGCAGTCTCGCAGGGTAACGGTACGCTCCGGTACCCGATCGCGGCGACCGGAAGCGCAGCGCTGATCAACGTCGTGCTCAACGCGGTGCTCATCCCCCGGTACGGAATGCACGGCGCCGCCGTCGCGACCAGCGTCGGTTACGGCACGATGTTCGTCTTCCACTGCTGGAGCGCCCGCCGCGTCGGGTTCGACCCGCTCGCGGACGCCCGTCTCGGTCGGGTCGCGCTGACGACCGTTCTCGCGGCCGTGCCGATCGTCGCCCTCTCGGCGGCCGTCGCGAACCCCTGGCTCGCGCTCGGCCTCGTCCCGCCGAGCGGGTTCGCGATCTTCCTCGTCTTCGCGCTGCTGACGGGCGCGCTGGATCCGGCCGAACCGTTCGAGGTCCTGGCCTCGTTCCCGGATCCGATCGGGACGAAGGCGGGGGCGATCCAGCAACGCGTCGAAGGTGTGGGGGCCGACGCGCCGGGACGGAACTGGTTACAGAGCCTGCTGGCTCTCGCGGGACTGTCCCTGCTCGTCTCCGGCCTCGCTCTCGGCATCCTGAGTCCCGACCTCCAGTATATCCCGCCCTGA
- a CDS encoding guanosine monophosphate reductase encodes MNDLRTGLSYGDVLLLPKRSPVDSRSDVDLSTALTPNVDLDAPLVSAAMDTVTEAELAIELSRAGGIGVLHRFLTPGEQAEQIEEVIAAGERVGAAVGINEDYVDRSGALVEAGVDALVVDVAHGHLERTIDAVATLHQEFPETDLVAGNVATPAGVEDLAAAGADCVKIGIGPGSHCTTRKVAGAGVPQLTAVDDCTTAAEGLDVTICADGGIRTSGDAVKALMAGADTVMLGSLFAGTEEAPGAVVEVDGTRYKRSRGMATTTAAEKRDDKETDVRADEGVEALTPYKGPVAEVVDEFCAGIQSGLSYCGGHTIADARRKAEFIRVAPSAQEREGYHADHDWEGVSVDSKAKAGNRSQAAESGEATNAAESDD; translated from the coding sequence ATGAACGATTTACGCACGGGGTTGAGCTACGGTGACGTGCTTCTACTCCCGAAGCGATCGCCGGTCGATAGCCGCAGCGACGTGGACCTCTCGACGGCGCTCACGCCGAACGTCGACCTGGACGCGCCGCTCGTTTCCGCGGCCATGGACACCGTCACCGAGGCGGAACTCGCGATCGAACTCTCGCGTGCCGGGGGAATCGGCGTGCTGCACCGATTTCTCACGCCGGGGGAACAGGCCGAACAGATCGAGGAAGTGATCGCCGCCGGTGAGCGAGTGGGCGCCGCGGTCGGGATCAACGAGGATTACGTCGATCGGAGCGGGGCCCTCGTCGAGGCGGGCGTCGACGCGCTCGTGGTCGACGTGGCCCACGGCCACCTCGAACGGACGATCGACGCCGTCGCAACCCTCCACCAGGAATTCCCGGAGACGGATCTCGTCGCCGGCAACGTCGCCACGCCGGCGGGCGTCGAGGATCTCGCGGCGGCCGGCGCCGACTGCGTGAAGATCGGAATCGGCCCGGGATCGCACTGTACGACCCGGAAGGTCGCCGGCGCCGGCGTTCCGCAACTGACCGCCGTCGACGATTGCACGACGGCGGCCGAGGGCCTGGACGTCACGATCTGCGCGGACGGGGGTATTCGGACGTCCGGAGACGCGGTGAAGGCGCTGATGGCCGGGGCGGACACCGTGATGCTCGGGAGTCTCTTCGCCGGCACCGAGGAAGCACCCGGCGCGGTCGTCGAGGTCGACGGCACCCGGTACAAGCGCTCCCGAGGGATGGCGACCACGACCGCCGCCGAGAAGCGCGACGACAAGGAGACCGACGTCCGCGCCGACGAGGGCGTCGAGGCGCTGACGCCCTACAAGGGCCCGGTCGCCGAGGTCGTCGACGAGTTCTGCGCCGGCATCCAGTCCGGGCTCTCCTACTGCGGCGGGCACACGATCGCCGACGCCCGCCGGAAGGCCGAGTTCATCCGCGTCGCACCGAGCGCCCAGGAGCGCGAAGGGTACCACGCGGATCACGACTGGGAAGGCGTCAGCGTGGACAGCAAGGCGAAAGCCGGGAACAGGTCGCAGGCGGCGGAGAGCGGCGAGGCGACGAACGCCGCCGAGAGTGACGACTAA
- a CDS encoding DolP-mannose mannosyltransferase, with product MSICSLTKIRSRWLAVLGLTVAVLFGGGLVAYFLTAWPMIATDAAFFQHVGWYIIEGGVPYVDVWDVNPPIPFAITAVLALLSGGDMLVLHGLSVLLTELVAAASVLLVGWVAYRVTEDDAAAVSAGLTMFVVPELFALPLLGVRAQFYSLFFGVLALALALSDRPFLAGVAAALSAGSWQSGTAFAPLVVGIAYQRNGGKDALSAIAGAAVVTGAVVLAFALAGALVPMVVQTVVAPLVAGSSYTLAQRIYLILIVFGYGAVLLPVALYGWARAARDFRTHWWLPAGGAIFAFQVLIIDMDGSTDALLWVTFVALGVAVAVKRMPSRRSDATNSRERDARRARRYRWIAVVVVALIVVSGFGWNVGSPPPKSTLEAMEQEADPGEPTPITVTRDDADVPSIRTIYWEKRTPETCHYRLSWNELRWISRTDSRLDARECGGWLN from the coding sequence ATGTCCATCTGCTCGCTCACCAAGATTCGGTCCCGATGGCTCGCCGTCCTCGGTTTGACCGTTGCCGTCCTGTTCGGCGGCGGACTCGTCGCGTACTTCCTGACCGCGTGGCCGATGATCGCGACCGACGCGGCGTTCTTCCAGCACGTGGGTTGGTACATCATCGAAGGCGGCGTTCCGTACGTCGACGTTTGGGACGTGAATCCGCCCATTCCGTTCGCGATCACGGCCGTCCTCGCCCTCCTCTCAGGCGGCGATATGCTCGTCCTTCACGGCCTCAGCGTGCTGCTCACGGAACTCGTCGCCGCCGCGAGCGTCCTGCTCGTCGGATGGGTGGCGTACCGCGTGACCGAGGACGACGCGGCGGCGGTCTCCGCCGGGCTGACGATGTTCGTCGTCCCGGAGCTCTTCGCCCTCCCGCTGCTGGGCGTCCGGGCGCAGTTCTATTCGCTGTTTTTCGGCGTCCTCGCACTTGCGCTCGCCCTGTCCGATCGGCCGTTTCTCGCCGGGGTCGCCGCGGCGCTGAGCGCCGGTTCGTGGCAGTCGGGGACCGCTTTCGCACCGCTGGTCGTCGGAATTGCGTACCAGCGAAACGGTGGGAAGGATGCGCTCTCGGCGATCGCGGGAGCCGCCGTCGTGACCGGAGCCGTCGTCCTCGCGTTCGCGCTTGCGGGTGCGCTCGTTCCCATGGTCGTACAGACGGTGGTCGCGCCGCTGGTCGCCGGGTCGTCGTATACGCTGGCCCAGCGCATCTACTTGATACTGATCGTGTTCGGCTACGGGGCGGTGCTGCTCCCGGTAGCGCTCTACGGCTGGGCCCGCGCCGCCCGCGACTTCCGGACGCACTGGTGGCTGCCCGCGGGCGGGGCGATATTCGCCTTTCAGGTGCTGATTATCGACATGGACGGCTCGACGGACGCGCTCCTGTGGGTCACGTTCGTCGCGCTCGGCGTGGCCGTCGCCGTGAAGCGGATGCCCTCGCGGCGGTCGGACGCGACGAACTCCCGCGAGCGCGACGCGCGCCGTGCGCGCCGCTACCGGTGGATCGCCGTCGTCGTCGTCGCGTTGATCGTCGTCTCGGGATTCGGCTGGAACGTCGGCTCCCCGCCCCCGAAATCGACGCTCGAGGCGATGGAGCAAGAGGCCGATCCTGGCGAACCCACGCCGATAACGGTGACGCGGGATGACGCGGACGTCCCGTCGATTCGAACCATCTACTGGGAGAAGAGAACGCCCGAGACCTGTCACTACCGGCTGAGCTGGAACGAACTGCGGTGGATCTCGAGGACCGACAGCCGACTGGACGCTCGCGAATGCGGCGGATGGCTGAACTGA
- a CDS encoding alkaline phosphatase family protein, translating to MTRTFHRDDDAPTRSTANETTSVETLLIGIDAGCLPVFERLFEADRIPTIERLCSEGVTAPLESQIPPWTPSAWPSIYTGVNPGKHGAIGFVGYDGYDWHVTSNEDVHEHPLWTLLDRHDRSSVVVNAPVTHPPDEFDGAVIPGFLGPEDPLCHPEGLLDEVRDAIGDYRVYPRYTRDDDSLSDAEKLAEYRRLIRMRGEAFRYLVGEFDPDFGFVQFQKTDTVFHEFDGDEGAVELVYEETDDQIAAILEACDPDRVFLVSDHGMGPYEGYEFRINEFLRDEGYLETTIGGKGMPSWTPMRRRLREGEECDTWEPGTVARAASVAAQFGVTASRIRTALERVGLADVARAYAPGGVSRTANEQVDFERSKAYVRARTELGVRINLQGRDPDGVVPPDEYEQLREELIRALQGVETPDGEPFFETVAPRERYFHGDRSDHTVDIVTIPKDFDHALTEQVGPSDGDYFGPAEPWNHKLDGVFVATGEGIDEDAAIDRTHIFDVAPTIMAAMGVPYSDRMDGSVVPVVDSVGSTSYPAYDQDGDERPEAGEGVTERLADLGYMQ from the coding sequence ATGACCCGGACGTTCCATCGAGACGACGACGCACCGACGAGGAGTACCGCGAACGAAACGACCAGCGTGGAGACGCTTCTCATCGGGATCGACGCCGGCTGCCTGCCGGTCTTCGAGCGACTGTTCGAGGCCGATCGAATACCGACCATCGAGCGACTCTGCTCCGAGGGCGTCACCGCACCGCTCGAATCGCAGATTCCGCCGTGGACGCCCAGCGCCTGGCCGTCGATCTACACCGGCGTCAACCCCGGGAAACACGGCGCGATCGGTTTCGTCGGCTACGACGGCTACGACTGGCACGTGACGAGCAACGAGGACGTCCACGAACACCCGCTGTGGACGCTGCTGGACCGGCACGATCGTTCGAGCGTCGTGGTCAACGCACCCGTGACTCACCCGCCAGACGAGTTCGACGGCGCGGTGATCCCCGGCTTCCTCGGCCCCGAGGACCCGCTTTGCCACCCCGAAGGCCTTCTCGACGAGGTTCGCGACGCGATCGGCGACTACCGCGTCTACCCGAGATACACCCGCGACGACGACTCGCTGTCCGACGCCGAGAAACTCGCGGAGTATCGGCGCCTGATCCGGATGCGCGGCGAGGCGTTTCGCTACCTCGTCGGCGAGTTCGATCCCGACTTCGGGTTCGTCCAGTTCCAGAAGACGGACACCGTCTTCCACGAGTTCGACGGCGACGAAGGCGCGGTCGAACTGGTCTACGAGGAGACCGACGACCAGATCGCCGCGATCCTGGAGGCGTGCGATCCGGACCGCGTCTTCCTCGTGAGCGACCACGGAATGGGCCCGTACGAGGGGTACGAGTTCCGGATCAACGAGTTCCTCCGCGATGAGGGCTACCTCGAGACGACCATCGGCGGCAAGGGGATGCCGTCGTGGACGCCGATGCGCCGACGGCTCCGCGAGGGCGAGGAGTGCGACACCTGGGAGCCGGGAACGGTCGCCCGCGCGGCGTCCGTCGCCGCCCAGTTCGGCGTGACCGCGAGCCGAATCAGGACCGCCCTCGAACGAGTCGGCCTGGCCGACGTCGCGAGGGCGTACGCCCCCGGCGGCGTCTCGCGGACGGCGAACGAGCAGGTCGATTTCGAACGATCGAAGGCGTACGTCCGCGCCCGCACCGAACTCGGCGTTCGGATCAACCTCCAGGGCCGAGACCCCGACGGCGTCGTCCCGCCCGACGAGTACGAGCAACTGCGAGAGGAGCTGATCAGGGCGCTGCAGGGGGTCGAAACGCCCGACGGCGAGCCGTTCTTCGAGACGGTCGCGCCGAGAGAGCGGTATTTCCACGGCGATCGGAGCGATCACACCGTCGACATCGTCACGATCCCGAAGGACTTCGATCACGCCCTTACGGAGCAGGTCGGCCCAAGCGACGGCGACTACTTCGGGCCGGCCGAACCCTGGAATCACAAGCTCGACGGGGTCTTCGTCGCGACGGGCGAGGGGATCGACGAGGACGCCGCGATCGATCGGACCCACATCTTCGACGTCGCACCGACGATCATGGCCGCGATGGGCGTCCCCTACAGCGATCGCATGGACGGCAGCGTCGTCCCCGTCGTCGACTCCGTCGGATCGACGTCCTACCCGGCGTACGATCAGGACGGCGACGAACGACCCGAGGCGGGCGAGGGCGTGACCGAACGATTGGCCGATCTCGGCTACATGCAGTGA
- a CDS encoding twin-arginine translocation signal domain-containing protein codes for MSERSDLRRSNRGDSCHSGSTDRGAGRSALDESIASSRSRRTFLQGLTVAGAAGIGLTGTTNASDPYDRYYDEYGSVVDVVDAGADDTGRESITPVLEDLRADDTLFVFPEGEYFMDEQFRFTGFENVGFVGENATLVPADYHAFDGPQYRLFRLGVSYRPGRRLRFEGFDVDQTAPDTGIRTIEAYVSDRLEVRDVTVHGQHDSGTWGPGLFNVTDPDGWGIVERFRAPDGGEWAENTPNADRWRGPIGIEANQNQGTLEFRRCWLGAFPNNGLYAAGGDGEIVVSGGLYKNSNGANIRVGGHGSEIRWPTIEIDDTRPNDRSQRGIRIENGRNIEIYGAAIDITSPKPTSHAVSVMNTCESARIENTTIRMRGSDVNHGIVLSPKCGKTAIVDTEITHETAGGYPLWIRASDRTEQIVAEHLTVTGRAGDGGGFRDGIRCERNNCRFSHVDVTQYGRDGVDRNAVVNTASDVTIYRSELRASQYPYVDIGTDALVRDSDLESAGGHSAVCLYSSSRNPSFKKNRLADGIRDLGANGVTTWDNSYS; via the coding sequence ATGTCGGAACGAAGCGATTTGCGACGTTCGAATCGGGGGGATTCTTGTCATTCTGGGTCGACCGATCGCGGGGCCGGTCGATCCGCTCTCGACGAATCGATCGCCTCGTCTCGATCGAGACGGACGTTTCTCCAGGGACTCACGGTCGCCGGGGCGGCCGGAATCGGTTTGACAGGTACTACCAACGCGTCCGACCCGTACGACCGCTACTACGACGAGTACGGGTCCGTCGTCGACGTCGTCGACGCCGGCGCGGACGACACCGGTAGAGAGTCGATAACGCCCGTACTCGAGGATCTCCGGGCCGACGACACGCTGTTCGTGTTTCCCGAGGGGGAGTACTTCATGGACGAGCAGTTCCGGTTTACCGGGTTCGAAAACGTCGGATTCGTCGGCGAGAACGCGACCCTGGTGCCAGCCGACTACCACGCGTTCGACGGCCCGCAGTACCGGCTGTTCCGACTCGGCGTATCGTACCGGCCCGGCCGCCGACTCCGGTTCGAGGGATTCGACGTCGATCAGACGGCACCCGATACGGGAATCCGGACGATCGAGGCCTACGTCTCCGATCGACTCGAGGTGCGCGACGTCACCGTCCACGGCCAGCACGACAGCGGCACGTGGGGGCCGGGGCTGTTCAACGTCACCGACCCCGACGGCTGGGGTATCGTCGAACGGTTCCGGGCCCCAGACGGCGGCGAGTGGGCCGAGAACACGCCGAACGCCGATCGCTGGCGCGGCCCGATCGGGATCGAGGCCAACCAGAACCAGGGGACGCTCGAATTCAGACGCTGCTGGCTCGGCGCGTTTCCGAACAACGGTCTCTACGCGGCCGGCGGCGACGGGGAGATCGTCGTCAGCGGTGGGCTTTACAAGAACAGCAACGGGGCGAACATACGCGTGGGCGGGCATGGCAGCGAGATTCGGTGGCCGACCATCGAAATCGACGACACGCGGCCGAACGATCGATCCCAGCGCGGGATTCGAATCGAGAACGGGCGCAACATCGAAATATACGGGGCGGCGATCGATATCACCTCGCCGAAACCGACCAGCCACGCGGTCTCGGTGATGAACACCTGCGAGAGCGCCCGGATCGAGAACACGACGATTCGAATGCGCGGTTCGGACGTGAACCACGGCATCGTTCTCTCTCCCAAGTGCGGAAAGACGGCGATCGTCGACACGGAGATCACGCACGAGACCGCGGGCGGCTACCCCCTGTGGATCCGGGCGAGCGATCGAACCGAGCAGATCGTCGCCGAACACCTCACGGTCACGGGGCGAGCGGGCGACGGCGGCGGCTTCCGCGACGGAATCCGGTGCGAACGGAACAACTGCCGCTTCAGTCACGTCGACGTCACGCAGTACGGGCGCGACGGCGTAGACCGGAACGCCGTCGTCAACACGGCATCGGACGTGACGATCTACCGGAGCGAGCTCCGCGCCAGCCAGTACCCGTACGTCGACATCGGAACCGACGCGCTCGTCCGCGACTCGGACCTCGAATCGGCGGGAGGTCACTCGGCCGTCTGCCTCTACTCCTCCTCGCGGAATCCGTCGTTCAAGAAGAACCGCCTCGCCGACGGGATCCGCGATCTGGGCGCGAACGGCGTTACCACCTGGGATAACTCGTACTCGTAG
- a CDS encoding thiamine pyrophosphate-dependent dehydrogenase E1 component subunit alpha — protein sequence MFEDMVTARYYEERLQEEYLEGKQPAFDISAGPIPGELHLAAGQEAAAVGVCQHLRDDDAVTAPHRPHHVAIAKGVDLNRMTAEIFGRKPGLSGGKGGHMHLYDPDVNFACSGIIAEGCPPAVGAGLAAKKRNEDGVAAAYLGEGAISQGAFLESLNLAAVQKLPVVFVVEDNDWAISMPKERVSDVEDGSQRAGGFDMPGVRVDYDDATAVYDAAEEAIGRARAGNGPTLLEVQVHRRMGHFMGDPETYRPDEDKEAAQGRDSIERLAEELRAAGVDDGDLDEIREPARDRVDEAIAWAKEQPEPDPEDAYEDVFVNPPSGATTDEPTHELAEPGGGD from the coding sequence ATGTTCGAGGACATGGTCACGGCGCGGTACTACGAGGAGCGCCTCCAGGAGGAGTATCTGGAGGGGAAACAACCGGCGTTCGACATCTCGGCGGGACCGATCCCCGGCGAACTCCACCTCGCGGCGGGACAGGAGGCGGCCGCCGTCGGCGTCTGTCAGCACCTGCGCGACGACGACGCGGTGACGGCACCGCACCGGCCCCACCACGTCGCGATCGCGAAGGGGGTCGACCTAAACCGAATGACGGCCGAAATTTTCGGCCGCAAACCCGGCCTCAGCGGCGGGAAAGGTGGGCACATGCACCTCTACGATCCGGACGTGAACTTCGCCTGCAGCGGCATCATCGCGGAGGGGTGTCCGCCCGCAGTCGGAGCGGGTCTCGCGGCGAAGAAACGAAACGAGGACGGCGTGGCGGCGGCGTACCTCGGCGAGGGAGCGATCAGCCAGGGCGCCTTTCTCGAGTCGCTCAACCTGGCGGCCGTGCAGAAACTGCCGGTCGTCTTCGTCGTCGAGGACAACGACTGGGCGATCAGCATGCCGAAAGAGCGCGTCAGCGACGTCGAAGACGGGTCCCAGCGCGCCGGCGGGTTCGATATGCCGGGAGTTCGCGTCGACTACGACGACGCCACGGCCGTGTACGACGCCGCCGAAGAGGCGATCGGTCGCGCCCGGGCGGGCAACGGGCCGACGCTGCTGGAGGTTCAGGTTCACCGCCGGATGGGCCACTTCATGGGCGACCCCGAAACGTACCGGCCGGACGAAGACAAGGAAGCGGCACAGGGCCGGGATTCGATCGAACGGCTCGCCGAAGAGCTGCGGGCCGCGGGAGTCGACGACGGCGACCTCGACGAGATCCGCGAGCCCGCTCGCGATCGCGTCGACGAGGCGATCGCGTGGGCCAAAGAGCAGCCGGAACCCGATCCCGAGGACGCGTACGAGGACGTCTTCGTGAATCCGCCGTCCGGCGCGACGACCGACGAACCGACTCACGAACTCGCGGAACCCGGAGGTGGCGACTGA
- a CDS encoding helix-turn-helix domain-containing protein, with product MGFIAEVHLVHDDLPLVPTMERHPGTTLTYEYGTRGNDRRLQFVSAFGDEFARLEDAMDADPTVSEPTRIATFEHRAIYRFAVETDLEIVPDRCAADGLFAFSITGGQGRWTVRVYLPDRDALTAFRSRCRDRGVSFRIAQLYDSTVSDDETYFLTDRQREVLTMAYAAGYYDVPRTITQDELAERLDISDSAVSQHLRRAVSELIAATIENGHSPDHYS from the coding sequence ATGGGATTTATCGCAGAAGTCCACCTCGTCCACGACGACCTTCCGCTGGTTCCGACGATGGAGCGCCATCCCGGGACGACGCTCACGTACGAGTACGGGACGCGGGGGAACGATCGGCGCCTGCAGTTCGTCTCGGCGTTCGGCGACGAGTTCGCACGCCTCGAGGACGCGATGGACGCCGATCCCACCGTCTCGGAACCGACCCGCATCGCCACGTTCGAACACCGGGCGATCTACCGATTCGCGGTCGAGACTGACCTCGAGATCGTTCCCGATCGGTGCGCGGCGGACGGCCTGTTCGCCTTTTCGATCACGGGCGGACAGGGGAGGTGGACCGTCCGCGTGTACCTTCCGGATAGAGACGCGCTGACCGCGTTTCGATCGCGGTGTCGCGACCGCGGCGTCTCGTTTCGCATCGCGCAACTGTACGACTCCACGGTTTCCGACGACGAGACCTACTTCCTGACCGATCGACAGAGAGAGGTCCTCACGATGGCGTACGCGGCCGGCTACTACGACGTTCCTCGGACGATCACACAGGACGAACTCGCCGAACGGCTCGACATCTCCGATTCGGCGGTCTCCCAGCACCTTCGACGGGCCGTCTCGGAGCTGATCGCCGCGACGATCGAAAACGGCCACTCGCCGGACCACTACAGCTAA
- a CDS encoding lipoyl domain-containing protein, with protein MTEPDRIAIEAADVWPEDVEETEAVVVNWFAREGRRVEAGEPVCEIQIEKVSVDVPAPVAGELVAIECDEEEAFTRDDALGRIEPA; from the coding sequence ATGACCGAACCCGATCGGATCGCCATCGAGGCGGCCGACGTCTGGCCCGAGGACGTCGAGGAGACGGAGGCCGTCGTCGTCAACTGGTTCGCGAGGGAGGGTCGGCGCGTCGAGGCCGGCGAACCCGTCTGCGAGATCCAGATCGAGAAGGTCAGCGTCGACGTGCCGGCGCCCGTCGCCGGCGAGCTCGTCGCGATCGAATGCGACGAGGAGGAGGCTTTCACGCGCGACGACGCGCTCGGGCGGATCGAACCCGCGTGA